From the Brassica napus cultivar Da-Ae chromosome A8, Da-Ae, whole genome shotgun sequence genome, one window contains:
- the LOC111214390 gene encoding uncharacterized protein LOC111214390 isoform X19, whose product MKNNLKKKGKLLSIAKDCEVEVSIQEDGFRGSWYRAILEQNPTRVTGKKLRVSYKTMFNEDGVSPLKETIERSFIRPVPPECLNEGVVFKEGSVVDAYFNNGWWTGVIVVERPDGSFLVYFDDPPDIMRFIRSQLRPHADWIGSKWVKSKNKVLSQHMFTRGKLVEMTREISESEKEKIWVRALVITEVRKQGDDRRKFLIKRCTISQNSSDEAEGKHLIVDICKIRPSPPRDLCAEYSLNDYVEVVVTHGWRKGRVTEILLENKYKVYFAATKEDAVFNYTEIRLSMEWLGGGSWIRAHEREFENNAGTPIRPGQDSPSNTLATDEDDTLNDDATKIRSDQESPSITLVLESNEEDKVNDDATEITSSLERHRNTSVLEATEAETQNHETIYGKELPLPHESEDMMDDVATPIIDPQEIPRGETMSESNDKIALPKRISETGTKGVVLQRINKRSNLKLVGKVETLLGKEFKKLEDSFLAPVIKMGRKQKLMVFSRHLIHHLLLRRIDIGEKGLWFTFGEQLMRFSLREFHLTTGLPCVVDKDEDEAETSATKKKKKDPWMNKNQTLNTLLKLLVEKSKELTADQRLRLGATILVEGILMASNPVTSIPEERLLRARNFKEFCKYPWGNLAFDYLLKEVKSFTYAKLTENNQYAICGFIYALQLWALSSVNQLGTFFGISDDGIQFPLCLHWKETKALTIEEVNRFDQMEKVDVKCILGDPGLHSDLVEDVDCEFGRVVDLVKRGYRLKRQDWLNRSVDIAVAEAEVDENNSVPGIDATDQEKIEFLNNKVVSLEERVKYLEGLLNIRGETVKETEKSKETEAATKTKVNGQNADYELDENEVLGVYIDAKRKEIAKRKKNGVRPPREVGHQDEDDVEVEVNEEQPQEEEEQQQEDDTEDDVDDGDKESENPETNEGQTQEEEEQHQEDDAEVNEEQPQEEEEQQEEEDTEDDVDDGDKESENPETNEEQKQEEEEQQQEDDTEVNTDVDVGAKENGSENPVKGSKKRGRKVNISQCIRVYKMLFSIIYVTFFIVSSKLKDGEENEDAYEKPVKVTRKSERVTKGGEVNEDASEKPMKGTRKSKRGTKDGEENEYAYEKPVKVTRKSERVTKGKKKGVTPPREVQQQVEDHAETNEDGEGNEDASKKHVKFTKKNGRGNKEHNVGTPKSKKQKKQFEKDSADDVIGSVLEDLKNAD is encoded by the exons atgaaaaataatttgaagaaaaaaggaaaactttTGTCTATTGCCAAAGATTGTGAAGTAGAAGTATCTATTCAAGAAGATGGGTTCAGAGGTTCTTGGTATAGAGCTATCCTCGAGCAAAATCCGACGAGAGTAACAGGAAAAAAGCTTCGGGTTAGTTACAAAACTATGTTCAACGAAGATGGTGTAAGTCCTTTGAAGGAAACTATTGAAAGAAGTTTTATTCGGCCAGTCCCGCCAGAGTGTCTGAATGAGGGTGTCGTATTCAAGGAAGGGTCGGTGGTGGATGCTTATTTTAATAATGGTTGGTGGACTGGTGTTATCGTAGTTGAAAGGCCAGATGGTAGTTTTttggtttactttgatgatcCACCAGACATAATGAGATTCATCAGAAGCCAACTGAGACCTCATGCTGATTGGATCGGCTCCAAATGGGTCAAAAGCAAAAACaag GTATTGAGTCAACACATGTTTACGAGAGGGAAGTTGGTGGAAATGACCCGTGAAATTAGTGAAagtgaaaaggaaaaaatttGGGTCCGAGCATTGGTAATTACAGAAGTTCGGAAACAAGGAGATGATAGAAGAAAATTTCTGATCAAAAGATGTACAATCTCACAAAATTCGAGTGATGAAGCGGAAGGAAAACATTTAATAGTTGATATTTGCAAAATAAGGCCATCTCCTCCTCGAGATCTTTGTGCAGAGTACAGTCTGAACGACTATGTTGAAGTGGTTGTTACCCATGGGTGGCGCAAAGGTCGAGTGACGGAAATTCTCCTTGAAAACAAATACAAAGTGTATTTCGCTGCCACAAAAGAGGATGCGGTTTTTAATTATACTGAGATTAGGCTGTCAATGGAGTGGCTAGGTGGTGGTAGTTGGATTCGCGCACATGAG AGAGAATTTGAAAATAATGCTGGCACACCAATCAGACCCGGTCAAGATAGTCCTAGTAACACACTTGCCACCGATGAAGATGATACGTTGAATGATGATGCCACCAAAATCAGATCCGATCAAGAGAGCCCTAGTATCACACTTGTTTTAGAATCCAATGAAGAGGATAAGGTGAATGATGATGCCACAGAAATCACATCCTCTCTCGAGAGACACAGAAACACTTCTGTTTTAGAAGCCACTGAGGCTGAAACACAAAACCATGAAACCATATAT GGAAAGGAGTTACCATTACCTCATGAATCAGAAGATATGATGGATGATGTAGCCACTCCAATCATAGACCCTCAAGAGATTCCACGAG GTGAAACGATGAGTGAGTCTAATGACAAGATTGCTTTGCCAAAAAGAATCTCCGAAACTGGTACAAAAGGAGTCGTATTGCAAAGAATTAACAAGCGCTCCAATCTGAAGTTGGTTGGTAAAGTTGAAACCCTTTTGGGCAAAGAATTCAAGAAGCTTGAAGATTCATTCTTGGCTCCGGTAATTAAGATGGGAAGGAAGCAGAAGCTTATGGTGTTTTCAAGGCATTTGATTCATCACTTACTCTTAAGGAGAATTGATATAGGCGAGAAGGGTTTGTGGTTTACTTTTGGAGAACAACTAATGAGGTTTTCTCTAAGAGAATTCCACTTGACAACGGGTCTGCCTTGTGttgttgataaagatgaagatgaagccgAGACTTCagcaacaaaaaagaagaagaaagatccATGGATGAACAAGAATCAAACTCTAAACACCTTGCTTAAGCTTCTTGTCGAAAAGAGTAAAGAGCTTACTGCTGATCAGAGATTAAGATTGGGAGCTACAATCCTTGTGGAAGGGATATTGATGGCAAGCAATCCGGTGACAAGTATTCCAGAAGAGCGTCTGCTTAGAGCTAGAAATTTCAAAGAGTTTTGCAAGTATCCCTGGGGGAATTTGGCCTTTGATTATTTACTGAAAGAAGTGAAGAGCTTTACCTATGCAAAGCTGACGGAGAATAATCAATACGCGATTTGTGGCTTTATATATGCGCTTCAGCTCTGGGCGTTATCTTCTGTGAATCAACTAGGCACATTCTTTGGTATTAGCGATGATGGAATTCAGTTTCCCTTGTGCTTGCATTGGAAAGAAACCAAAGCGCTTACTATTGAGGAGGTTAACAGATTCGACCAAATGGAGAAG GTTGATGTCAAATGTATCCTTGGAGATCCCGGATTGCATAGCGACTTGGTTGAAGATGTTGACTGTGAATTTGGAAGAGTTGTTGATCTTGTCAAAAGAGGATATCGTTTGAAGAGACAAGATTGGCTCAATAGAAGTGTCGACATTGCCGTTGCTGAAGCTGAAGTGGACGAAAATAATTCTGTTCCTGGGATTGATGCAACTGATCAAGAAAAGATTGAATTCCTCAATAATAAGGTAGTGTCTCTTGAAGAAAGAGTGAAGTACCTTGAAGGTCTTTTGAACATTCGTGGAGAAACTGTGAAG GAAACTGAGAAGTCAAAAGAAACTGAAGCCGCCACAAAAACCAAG GTAAATGGACAGAATGCCGATTATGAACTTGACGAAAATGAAGTTTTAGGAGTTTATATAGATGCCAAAAGAAAGGAAATCGCTaag AGAAAGAAGAATGGTGTAAGACCTCCACGTGAAGTAGGACatcaagatgaagatgatgtaGAAGTCGAAGTCAATGAA gaacaaccacaagaagaagaggaacaacaacaagaagatgATACAGAAGACGATGTGGACGATGGTGATAAAGAGAGTGAAAATCCGGAAACCAATGAA GGACAGACACAAGAGGAAGAGGAACAACACCAAGAGGATGACGCAGAAGTCAATGAA gaacagccacaagaagaagaggaacaacaagaagaagaggatacAGAAGACGATGTGGACGACGGTGATAAAGAGAGTGAAAATCCGGAAACCAATGAA GAACAGAAACAAGAGGAAGAGGAGCAACAACAAGAGGATGACACAGAAGTCAATACAGATGTTGACGTCGGTGCTAAGGAAAATGGATCTGAAAACCCCGTGAAAGGTTCAAAGAAACGTGGAAGAAAGGTAAATATCTCTCAGtgtataagggtttataaaatgtTGTTTAGTATAATCtatgtaactttttttattgtgtCATCAAAATTGAAGGATGGAGAAGAAAATGAGGATGCATATGAAAAGCCCGTGAAGGTTACAAGGAAAAGTGAAAGAGTAACTAAG GGTGGAGAAGTAAATGAGGATGCATCTGAAAAGCCCATGAAGGGTACAAGGAAAAGTAAAAGAGGAACTAAG GATGGAGAAGAAAATGAGTATGCATATGAAAAGCCCGTGAAGGTTACAAGGAAAAGTGAAAGAGTAACTAAG GGAAAGAAGAAAGGTGTAACACCCCCACGTGAAGTACAACAACAAGTAGAAGATCATGCAGAAACCAATGAA GATGGAGAAGGGAATGAGGATGCATCTAAAAAGCACGTGAAGTTTACAAAGAAGAATGGAAGAGGAAATAAG GAACACAATGTTGGCACCCCCAAAtcgaaaaaacaaaagaaacaatttGAGAAAGATTCAGCTGATGATGTGATAGGAAGTGTTTTGGAAGATCTTAAAAATGCCGATTAG
- the LOC111214390 gene encoding uncharacterized protein LOC111214390 isoform X12, with the protein MKNNLKKKGKLLSIAKDCEVEVSIQEDGFRGSWYRAILEQNPTRVTGKKLRVSYKTMFNEDGVSPLKETIERSFIRPVPPECLNEGVVFKEGSVVDAYFNNGWWTGVIVVERPDGSFLVYFDDPPDIMRFIRSQLRPHADWIGSKWVKSKNKVLSQHMFTRGKLVEMTREISESEKEKIWVRALVITEVRKQGDDRRKFLIKRCTISQNSSDEAEGKHLIVDICKIRPSPPRDLCAEYSLNDYVEVVVTHGWRKGRVTEILLENKYKVYFAATKEDAVFNYTEIRLSMEWLGGGSWIRAHEREFENNAGTPIRPGQDSPSNTLATDEDDTLNDDATKIRSDQESPSITLVLESNEEDKVNDDATEITSSLERHRNTSVLEATEAETQNHETIYGKELPLPHESEDMMDDVATPIIDPQEIPRGETMSESNDKIALPKRISETGTKGVVLQRINKRSNLKLVGKVETLLGKEFKKLEDSFLAPVIKMGRKQKLMVFSRHLIHHLLLRRIDIGEKGLWFTFGEQLMRFSLREFHLTTGLPCVVDKDEDEAETSATKKKKKDPWMNKNQTLNTLLKLLVEKSKELTADQRLRLGATILVEGILMASNPVTSIPEERLLRARNFKEFCKYPWGNLAFDYLLKEVKSFTYAKLTENNQYAICGFIYALQLWALSSVNQLGTFFGISDDGIQFPLCLHWKETKALTIEEVNRFDQMEKVDVKCILGDPGLHSDLVEDVDCEFGRVVDLVKRGYRLKRQDWLNRSVDIAVAEAEVDENNSVPGIDATDQEKIEFLNNKVVSLEERVKYLEGLLNIRGETVKETEKSKETEAATKTKVNGQNADYELDENEVLGVYIDAKRKEIAKRKKNGVRPPREVGHQDEDDVEVEVNEEQPQEEEEQQQEDDTEDDVDDGDKESENPETNEGQTQEEEEQHQEDDAEVNEEQPQEEEEQQEEEDTEDDVDDGDKESENPETNEEQKQEEEEQQQEDDTEVNTDVDVGAKENGSENPVKGSKKRGRKVNISQCIRVYKMLFSIIYVTFFIVSSKLKDGEENEDAYEKPVKVTRKSERVTKGGEVNEDASEKPMKGTRKSKRGTKGGEVNEDASEKPMKGTRKSKRGTKVNISLCIMLYKMLFSILYVTFFIVSSKLKDGEENEYAYEKPVKVTRKSERVTKGKKKGVTPPREVQQQVEDHAETNEDGEGNEDASKKHVKFTKKNGRGNKEHNVGTPKSKKQKKQFEKDSADDVIGSVLEDLKNAD; encoded by the exons atgaaaaataatttgaagaaaaaaggaaaactttTGTCTATTGCCAAAGATTGTGAAGTAGAAGTATCTATTCAAGAAGATGGGTTCAGAGGTTCTTGGTATAGAGCTATCCTCGAGCAAAATCCGACGAGAGTAACAGGAAAAAAGCTTCGGGTTAGTTACAAAACTATGTTCAACGAAGATGGTGTAAGTCCTTTGAAGGAAACTATTGAAAGAAGTTTTATTCGGCCAGTCCCGCCAGAGTGTCTGAATGAGGGTGTCGTATTCAAGGAAGGGTCGGTGGTGGATGCTTATTTTAATAATGGTTGGTGGACTGGTGTTATCGTAGTTGAAAGGCCAGATGGTAGTTTTttggtttactttgatgatcCACCAGACATAATGAGATTCATCAGAAGCCAACTGAGACCTCATGCTGATTGGATCGGCTCCAAATGGGTCAAAAGCAAAAACaag GTATTGAGTCAACACATGTTTACGAGAGGGAAGTTGGTGGAAATGACCCGTGAAATTAGTGAAagtgaaaaggaaaaaatttGGGTCCGAGCATTGGTAATTACAGAAGTTCGGAAACAAGGAGATGATAGAAGAAAATTTCTGATCAAAAGATGTACAATCTCACAAAATTCGAGTGATGAAGCGGAAGGAAAACATTTAATAGTTGATATTTGCAAAATAAGGCCATCTCCTCCTCGAGATCTTTGTGCAGAGTACAGTCTGAACGACTATGTTGAAGTGGTTGTTACCCATGGGTGGCGCAAAGGTCGAGTGACGGAAATTCTCCTTGAAAACAAATACAAAGTGTATTTCGCTGCCACAAAAGAGGATGCGGTTTTTAATTATACTGAGATTAGGCTGTCAATGGAGTGGCTAGGTGGTGGTAGTTGGATTCGCGCACATGAG AGAGAATTTGAAAATAATGCTGGCACACCAATCAGACCCGGTCAAGATAGTCCTAGTAACACACTTGCCACCGATGAAGATGATACGTTGAATGATGATGCCACCAAAATCAGATCCGATCAAGAGAGCCCTAGTATCACACTTGTTTTAGAATCCAATGAAGAGGATAAGGTGAATGATGATGCCACAGAAATCACATCCTCTCTCGAGAGACACAGAAACACTTCTGTTTTAGAAGCCACTGAGGCTGAAACACAAAACCATGAAACCATATAT GGAAAGGAGTTACCATTACCTCATGAATCAGAAGATATGATGGATGATGTAGCCACTCCAATCATAGACCCTCAAGAGATTCCACGAG GTGAAACGATGAGTGAGTCTAATGACAAGATTGCTTTGCCAAAAAGAATCTCCGAAACTGGTACAAAAGGAGTCGTATTGCAAAGAATTAACAAGCGCTCCAATCTGAAGTTGGTTGGTAAAGTTGAAACCCTTTTGGGCAAAGAATTCAAGAAGCTTGAAGATTCATTCTTGGCTCCGGTAATTAAGATGGGAAGGAAGCAGAAGCTTATGGTGTTTTCAAGGCATTTGATTCATCACTTACTCTTAAGGAGAATTGATATAGGCGAGAAGGGTTTGTGGTTTACTTTTGGAGAACAACTAATGAGGTTTTCTCTAAGAGAATTCCACTTGACAACGGGTCTGCCTTGTGttgttgataaagatgaagatgaagccgAGACTTCagcaacaaaaaagaagaagaaagatccATGGATGAACAAGAATCAAACTCTAAACACCTTGCTTAAGCTTCTTGTCGAAAAGAGTAAAGAGCTTACTGCTGATCAGAGATTAAGATTGGGAGCTACAATCCTTGTGGAAGGGATATTGATGGCAAGCAATCCGGTGACAAGTATTCCAGAAGAGCGTCTGCTTAGAGCTAGAAATTTCAAAGAGTTTTGCAAGTATCCCTGGGGGAATTTGGCCTTTGATTATTTACTGAAAGAAGTGAAGAGCTTTACCTATGCAAAGCTGACGGAGAATAATCAATACGCGATTTGTGGCTTTATATATGCGCTTCAGCTCTGGGCGTTATCTTCTGTGAATCAACTAGGCACATTCTTTGGTATTAGCGATGATGGAATTCAGTTTCCCTTGTGCTTGCATTGGAAAGAAACCAAAGCGCTTACTATTGAGGAGGTTAACAGATTCGACCAAATGGAGAAG GTTGATGTCAAATGTATCCTTGGAGATCCCGGATTGCATAGCGACTTGGTTGAAGATGTTGACTGTGAATTTGGAAGAGTTGTTGATCTTGTCAAAAGAGGATATCGTTTGAAGAGACAAGATTGGCTCAATAGAAGTGTCGACATTGCCGTTGCTGAAGCTGAAGTGGACGAAAATAATTCTGTTCCTGGGATTGATGCAACTGATCAAGAAAAGATTGAATTCCTCAATAATAAGGTAGTGTCTCTTGAAGAAAGAGTGAAGTACCTTGAAGGTCTTTTGAACATTCGTGGAGAAACTGTGAAG GAAACTGAGAAGTCAAAAGAAACTGAAGCCGCCACAAAAACCAAG GTAAATGGACAGAATGCCGATTATGAACTTGACGAAAATGAAGTTTTAGGAGTTTATATAGATGCCAAAAGAAAGGAAATCGCTaag AGAAAGAAGAATGGTGTAAGACCTCCACGTGAAGTAGGACatcaagatgaagatgatgtaGAAGTCGAAGTCAATGAA gaacaaccacaagaagaagaggaacaacaacaagaagatgATACAGAAGACGATGTGGACGATGGTGATAAAGAGAGTGAAAATCCGGAAACCAATGAA GGACAGACACAAGAGGAAGAGGAACAACACCAAGAGGATGACGCAGAAGTCAATGAA gaacagccacaagaagaagaggaacaacaagaagaagaggatacAGAAGACGATGTGGACGACGGTGATAAAGAGAGTGAAAATCCGGAAACCAATGAA GAACAGAAACAAGAGGAAGAGGAGCAACAACAAGAGGATGACACAGAAGTCAATACAGATGTTGACGTCGGTGCTAAGGAAAATGGATCTGAAAACCCCGTGAAAGGTTCAAAGAAACGTGGAAGAAAGGTAAATATCTCTCAGtgtataagggtttataaaatgtTGTTTAGTATAATCtatgtaactttttttattgtgtCATCAAAATTGAAGGATGGAGAAGAAAATGAGGATGCATATGAAAAGCCCGTGAAGGTTACAAGGAAAAGTGAAAGAGTAACTAAG GGTGGAGAAGTAAATGAGGATGCATCTGAAAAGCCCATGAAGGGTACAAGGAAAAGTAAAAGAGGAACTAAG GGTGGAGAAGTAAATGAGGATGCATCTGAAAAGCCCATGAAGGGTACAAGGAAAAGTAAAAGAGGAACTAAGGTGAATATCTCTCTGTGTATAATGCTTTATAAAATGTTGTTTAGTATACTCtatgtaactttttttattgtgtCATCAAAATTGAAGGATGGAGAAGAAAATGAGTATGCATATGAAAAGCCCGTGAAGGTTACAAGGAAAAGTGAAAGAGTAACTAAG GGAAAGAAGAAAGGTGTAACACCCCCACGTGAAGTACAACAACAAGTAGAAGATCATGCAGAAACCAATGAA GATGGAGAAGGGAATGAGGATGCATCTAAAAAGCACGTGAAGTTTACAAAGAAGAATGGAAGAGGAAATAAG GAACACAATGTTGGCACCCCCAAAtcgaaaaaacaaaagaaacaatttGAGAAAGATTCAGCTGATGATGTGATAGGAAGTGTTTTGGAAGATCTTAAAAATGCCGATTAG
- the LOC111214390 gene encoding uncharacterized protein LOC111214390 isoform X16, with product MKNNLKKKGKLLSIAKDCEVEVSIQEDGFRGSWYRAILEQNPTRVTGKKLRVSYKTMFNEDGVSPLKETIERSFIRPVPPECLNEGVVFKEGSVVDAYFNNGWWTGVIVVERPDGSFLVYFDDPPDIMRFIRSQLRPHADWIGSKWVKSKNKVLSQHMFTRGKLVEMTREISESEKEKIWVRALVITEVRKQGDDRRKFLIKRCTISQNSSDEAEGKHLIVDICKIRPSPPRDLCAEYSLNDYVEVVVTHGWRKGRVTEILLENKYKVYFAATKEDAVFNYTEIRLSMEWLGGGSWIRAHEREFENNAGTPIRPGQDSPSNTLATDEDDTLNDDATKIRSDQESPSITLVLESNEEDKVNDDATEITSSLERHRNTSVLEATEAETQNHETIYGKELPLPHESEDMMDDVATPIIDPQEIPRGETMSESNDKIALPKRISETGTKGVVLQRINKRSNLKLVGKVETLLGKEFKKLEDSFLAPVIKMGRKQKLMVFSRHLIHHLLLRRIDIGEKGLWFTFGEQLMRFSLREFHLTTGLPCVVDKDEDEAETSATKKKKKDPWMNKNQTLNTLLKLLVEKSKELTADQRLRLGATILVEGILMASNPVTSIPEERLLRARNFKEFCKYPWGNLAFDYLLKEVKSFTYAKLTENNQYAICGFIYALQLWALSSVNQLGTFFGISDDGIQFPLCLHWKETKALTIEEVNRFDQMEKVDVKCILGDPGLHSDLVEDVDCEFGRVVDLVKRGYRLKRQDWLNRSVDIAVAEAEVDENNSVPGIDATDQEKIEFLNNKVVSLEERVKYLEGLLNIRGETVKETEKSKETEAATKTKVNGQNADYELDENEVLGVYIDAKRKEIAKRKKNGVRPPREVGHQDEDDVEVEVNEEQPQEEEEQQQEDDTEDDVDDGDKESENPETNEGQTQEEEEQHQEDDAEVNEEQPQEEEEQQEEEDTEDDVDDGDKESENPETNEEQKQEEEEQQQEDDTEVNTDVDVGAKENGSENPVKGSKKRGRKVNISQCIRVYKMLFSIIYVTFFIVSSKLKDGEENEDAYEKPVKVTRKSERVTKGGEVNEDASEKPMKGTRKSKRGTKGGEVNEDASEKPMKGTRKSKRGTKDGEENEYAYEKPVKVTRKSERVTKGKKKGVTPPREVQQQVEDHAETNEDGEGNEDASKKHVKFTKKNGRGNKEHNVGTPKSKKQKKQFEKDSADDVIGSVLEDLKNAD from the exons atgaaaaataatttgaagaaaaaaggaaaactttTGTCTATTGCCAAAGATTGTGAAGTAGAAGTATCTATTCAAGAAGATGGGTTCAGAGGTTCTTGGTATAGAGCTATCCTCGAGCAAAATCCGACGAGAGTAACAGGAAAAAAGCTTCGGGTTAGTTACAAAACTATGTTCAACGAAGATGGTGTAAGTCCTTTGAAGGAAACTATTGAAAGAAGTTTTATTCGGCCAGTCCCGCCAGAGTGTCTGAATGAGGGTGTCGTATTCAAGGAAGGGTCGGTGGTGGATGCTTATTTTAATAATGGTTGGTGGACTGGTGTTATCGTAGTTGAAAGGCCAGATGGTAGTTTTttggtttactttgatgatcCACCAGACATAATGAGATTCATCAGAAGCCAACTGAGACCTCATGCTGATTGGATCGGCTCCAAATGGGTCAAAAGCAAAAACaag GTATTGAGTCAACACATGTTTACGAGAGGGAAGTTGGTGGAAATGACCCGTGAAATTAGTGAAagtgaaaaggaaaaaatttGGGTCCGAGCATTGGTAATTACAGAAGTTCGGAAACAAGGAGATGATAGAAGAAAATTTCTGATCAAAAGATGTACAATCTCACAAAATTCGAGTGATGAAGCGGAAGGAAAACATTTAATAGTTGATATTTGCAAAATAAGGCCATCTCCTCCTCGAGATCTTTGTGCAGAGTACAGTCTGAACGACTATGTTGAAGTGGTTGTTACCCATGGGTGGCGCAAAGGTCGAGTGACGGAAATTCTCCTTGAAAACAAATACAAAGTGTATTTCGCTGCCACAAAAGAGGATGCGGTTTTTAATTATACTGAGATTAGGCTGTCAATGGAGTGGCTAGGTGGTGGTAGTTGGATTCGCGCACATGAG AGAGAATTTGAAAATAATGCTGGCACACCAATCAGACCCGGTCAAGATAGTCCTAGTAACACACTTGCCACCGATGAAGATGATACGTTGAATGATGATGCCACCAAAATCAGATCCGATCAAGAGAGCCCTAGTATCACACTTGTTTTAGAATCCAATGAAGAGGATAAGGTGAATGATGATGCCACAGAAATCACATCCTCTCTCGAGAGACACAGAAACACTTCTGTTTTAGAAGCCACTGAGGCTGAAACACAAAACCATGAAACCATATAT GGAAAGGAGTTACCATTACCTCATGAATCAGAAGATATGATGGATGATGTAGCCACTCCAATCATAGACCCTCAAGAGATTCCACGAG GTGAAACGATGAGTGAGTCTAATGACAAGATTGCTTTGCCAAAAAGAATCTCCGAAACTGGTACAAAAGGAGTCGTATTGCAAAGAATTAACAAGCGCTCCAATCTGAAGTTGGTTGGTAAAGTTGAAACCCTTTTGGGCAAAGAATTCAAGAAGCTTGAAGATTCATTCTTGGCTCCGGTAATTAAGATGGGAAGGAAGCAGAAGCTTATGGTGTTTTCAAGGCATTTGATTCATCACTTACTCTTAAGGAGAATTGATATAGGCGAGAAGGGTTTGTGGTTTACTTTTGGAGAACAACTAATGAGGTTTTCTCTAAGAGAATTCCACTTGACAACGGGTCTGCCTTGTGttgttgataaagatgaagatgaagccgAGACTTCagcaacaaaaaagaagaagaaagatccATGGATGAACAAGAATCAAACTCTAAACACCTTGCTTAAGCTTCTTGTCGAAAAGAGTAAAGAGCTTACTGCTGATCAGAGATTAAGATTGGGAGCTACAATCCTTGTGGAAGGGATATTGATGGCAAGCAATCCGGTGACAAGTATTCCAGAAGAGCGTCTGCTTAGAGCTAGAAATTTCAAAGAGTTTTGCAAGTATCCCTGGGGGAATTTGGCCTTTGATTATTTACTGAAAGAAGTGAAGAGCTTTACCTATGCAAAGCTGACGGAGAATAATCAATACGCGATTTGTGGCTTTATATATGCGCTTCAGCTCTGGGCGTTATCTTCTGTGAATCAACTAGGCACATTCTTTGGTATTAGCGATGATGGAATTCAGTTTCCCTTGTGCTTGCATTGGAAAGAAACCAAAGCGCTTACTATTGAGGAGGTTAACAGATTCGACCAAATGGAGAAG GTTGATGTCAAATGTATCCTTGGAGATCCCGGATTGCATAGCGACTTGGTTGAAGATGTTGACTGTGAATTTGGAAGAGTTGTTGATCTTGTCAAAAGAGGATATCGTTTGAAGAGACAAGATTGGCTCAATAGAAGTGTCGACATTGCCGTTGCTGAAGCTGAAGTGGACGAAAATAATTCTGTTCCTGGGATTGATGCAACTGATCAAGAAAAGATTGAATTCCTCAATAATAAGGTAGTGTCTCTTGAAGAAAGAGTGAAGTACCTTGAAGGTCTTTTGAACATTCGTGGAGAAACTGTGAAG GAAACTGAGAAGTCAAAAGAAACTGAAGCCGCCACAAAAACCAAG GTAAATGGACAGAATGCCGATTATGAACTTGACGAAAATGAAGTTTTAGGAGTTTATATAGATGCCAAAAGAAAGGAAATCGCTaag AGAAAGAAGAATGGTGTAAGACCTCCACGTGAAGTAGGACatcaagatgaagatgatgtaGAAGTCGAAGTCAATGAA gaacaaccacaagaagaagaggaacaacaacaagaagatgATACAGAAGACGATGTGGACGATGGTGATAAAGAGAGTGAAAATCCGGAAACCAATGAA GGACAGACACAAGAGGAAGAGGAACAACACCAAGAGGATGACGCAGAAGTCAATGAA gaacagccacaagaagaagaggaacaacaagaagaagaggatacAGAAGACGATGTGGACGACGGTGATAAAGAGAGTGAAAATCCGGAAACCAATGAA GAACAGAAACAAGAGGAAGAGGAGCAACAACAAGAGGATGACACAGAAGTCAATACAGATGTTGACGTCGGTGCTAAGGAAAATGGATCTGAAAACCCCGTGAAAGGTTCAAAGAAACGTGGAAGAAAGGTAAATATCTCTCAGtgtataagggtttataaaatgtTGTTTAGTATAATCtatgtaactttttttattgtgtCATCAAAATTGAAGGATGGAGAAGAAAATGAGGATGCATATGAAAAGCCCGTGAAGGTTACAAGGAAAAGTGAAAGAGTAACTAAG GGTGGAGAAGTAAATGAGGATGCATCTGAAAAGCCCATGAAGGGTACAAGGAAAAGTAAAAGAGGAACTAAG GGTGGAGAAGTAAATGAGGATGCATCTGAAAAGCCCATGAAGGGTACAAGGAAAAGTAAAAGAGGAACTAAG GATGGAGAAGAAAATGAGTATGCATATGAAAAGCCCGTGAAGGTTACAAGGAAAAGTGAAAGAGTAACTAAG GGAAAGAAGAAAGGTGTAACACCCCCACGTGAAGTACAACAACAAGTAGAAGATCATGCAGAAACCAATGAA GATGGAGAAGGGAATGAGGATGCATCTAAAAAGCACGTGAAGTTTACAAAGAAGAATGGAAGAGGAAATAAG GAACACAATGTTGGCACCCCCAAAtcgaaaaaacaaaagaaacaatttGAGAAAGATTCAGCTGATGATGTGATAGGAAGTGTTTTGGAAGATCTTAAAAATGCCGATTAG